Part of the Raphanus sativus cultivar WK10039 unplaced genomic scaffold, ASM80110v3 Scaffold2368, whole genome shotgun sequence genome, GGTTGTCGCCTATTGGCTGTTTGCCGATCCAAATAAGCGCAAAACAAAGCATAGGCATGTCCAAAAGATGCATAAAAAGCGAGAACAAAGATGCAGTCTTGTACAATAGAAAACTTCAAAAGCTATTGCCTGCTATCGAAGCTTCTCTTCCAGGAAGCAAGATCTTATACGCAAATGTTTATGATCCCATGATGGACATGATCAAGCACCCTGCGAGATACGGTATGTTTGCTTTTATTCTTCCTCAAGCGATCACCCTAGTTTATTGATGGCTTGGATATTTATTCATGTGTAGGGTTTAAGGAAACCAAGACAGGGTGTTGCGGATCAGGAGGGGGTTTAAGTGACACGTGCGATTCCAAGCTAAGTTGTGTTCCAATCACTCGGAGTATATGTTCTTTGACTCCATTCACCCTTCCCTGGCTACCTACACTCACCTCGCTGGTTCTGCTTACTCTACCTTATCGAAGCTTCTTGATGCCTAAAGCTATTAAGTATTTTACTGGTTATACAGTTTATGTATTAGTCACCATGagattattttattcttttatgtATATCGTCACTTTTTAATTCCATCAACATtcaccaaacaaaataaaacaatatttaattaaCATGATTCACAACGTTACAGAATTTTAGACGTACCTGATCGAGTAAAGATACTAGTACTCTGCCCATACTGGGTATGGAAACATCAAATGATTAATTTATTATACTGAAATAGTATGATTTGTAGTAAATATAATTGCCGGACTCATGCTACTGCTCAATGTGTTGATATATA contains:
- the LOC130505557 gene encoding GDSL esterase/lipase At2g30310-like, coding for MSKRCIKSENKDAVLYNRKLQKLLPAIEASLPGSKILYANVYDPMMDMIKHPARYGFKETKTGCCGSGGGLSDTCDSKLSCVPITRSICSLTPFTLPWLPTLTSLVLLTLPYRSFLMPKAIKYFTGYTVYVLVTMRLFYSFMYIVTF